The following are encoded together in the Pontibacter liquoris genome:
- the mnmG gene encoding tRNA uridine-5-carboxymethylaminomethyl(34) synthesis enzyme MnmG: MFPEYDIIVVGAGHAGCEAAAAAAKMGSKVLLATMNMNTIAQMSCNPAMGGVAKGQIVREVDALGGMSGIITDQTMIQFRMLNKSKGPAMWSPRAQSDRMRFAEAWRLSLEQTENVDFWQEMVTGIAVEGGKAVGVRTSLGITIRGKAVVLTNGTFLNGIIHIGEKQLGGGRAAEKSAKGLTEQLVEFGFEAGRMKTGTPPRVDGRSLDYSRMEEQFGDENPTKFSYTDTEPLQKQRSCYITYTNSEVHEILKTGFEKSPMFQGRIQGLGPRYCPSIEDKINRFADRDRHQIFVEPEGWSTVEVYVNGFSSSLPEDVQLKALRKIVGFENAKMFRPGYAIEYDFFPPTQLNLTLETKLVENLYFAGQINGTTGYEEAACQGLMAGINAHNKINDKAPFMLKRSEAYIGVLIDDLVNKGTNEPYRMFTSRAEHRILLRQDNADIRLTKLGYELGLADEQRMKAVDKKITETAEIIAYLNNKPVEPGDINSMLEEMGSAPIVEKQRAGQLIKRPNIEIEHLAAAIPAIGDYLSKFAKDSVEQAGISVKYESYIEKEYVMANKMSELENYTIKEKIDYRNIPALSAEAKEKLLKINPETIGQASRISGVTPADISVLMVYLGK; the protein is encoded by the coding sequence ATGTTTCCAGAATACGATATTATAGTTGTAGGCGCCGGACATGCCGGCTGTGAAGCTGCCGCCGCTGCCGCTAAAATGGGATCGAAGGTGCTCCTTGCTACCATGAACATGAACACCATTGCCCAGATGTCATGCAACCCCGCCATGGGGGGCGTAGCAAAAGGACAGATCGTTCGGGAGGTAGATGCCCTCGGCGGGATGAGCGGTATCATTACCGACCAGACCATGATCCAGTTCCGCATGCTCAACAAGTCCAAAGGTCCGGCTATGTGGAGCCCGCGCGCGCAAAGCGACCGCATGCGGTTTGCCGAAGCCTGGCGCCTGAGCCTGGAGCAAACAGAGAACGTTGACTTCTGGCAGGAGATGGTAACGGGCATTGCCGTAGAAGGAGGGAAGGCTGTCGGAGTGCGCACTAGCCTGGGGATAACTATCCGTGGAAAGGCCGTTGTTTTAACCAATGGCACCTTTTTGAATGGTATTATCCACATCGGCGAAAAGCAACTGGGAGGCGGAAGAGCCGCTGAAAAATCAGCTAAAGGGCTAACCGAACAACTGGTGGAATTTGGCTTTGAAGCCGGCCGCATGAAGACCGGAACCCCGCCGCGCGTAGACGGCCGCAGCCTGGACTATAGCCGGATGGAAGAGCAGTTCGGCGACGAGAACCCCACCAAATTTTCTTACACTGATACTGAGCCGTTGCAAAAACAGCGCAGCTGCTATATCACTTATACCAACTCGGAGGTACACGAGATCCTGAAGACCGGCTTTGAAAAATCGCCGATGTTCCAGGGACGCATCCAGGGCCTGGGCCCGCGTTACTGCCCAAGTATAGAAGATAAGATCAACCGCTTTGCTGACCGCGACCGCCACCAGATTTTTGTGGAGCCGGAAGGATGGAGCACGGTGGAAGTATACGTGAATGGTTTTTCCAGCTCATTGCCGGAAGACGTGCAGCTCAAAGCCCTCCGCAAAATAGTGGGCTTCGAGAATGCCAAAATGTTCCGCCCAGGCTACGCCATCGAGTATGATTTCTTTCCGCCTACCCAACTGAACCTGACCTTGGAAACAAAGCTGGTAGAGAACTTATACTTTGCCGGCCAGATAAACGGCACCACCGGTTACGAGGAAGCTGCCTGCCAGGGATTGATGGCGGGCATTAACGCACATAACAAGATAAACGACAAAGCACCGTTTATGCTTAAACGATCCGAAGCGTACATTGGCGTGCTGATTGATGACCTGGTAAACAAAGGCACTAACGAGCCATACCGCATGTTTACTTCCCGGGCAGAGCACCGCATTCTGCTGCGCCAGGACAATGCCGATATCCGCCTGACAAAGCTTGGCTACGAACTTGGTTTGGCCGATGAACAGCGTATGAAAGCTGTGGATAAGAAGATCACGGAAACAGCTGAAATCATCGCCTATTTAAATAACAAGCCTGTTGAGCCCGGAGATATCAACAGCATGCTGGAAGAGATGGGCTCTGCCCCGATCGTAGAAAAGCAGCGTGCCGGCCAGCTCATCAAGCGACCGAACATCGAGATAGAACACCTGGCAGCGGCTATACCGGCTATAGGCGATTACCTTAGCAAGTTTGCAAAGGACAGCGTAGAGCAGGCCGGTATTTCGGTGAAGTATGAAAGCTACATCGAGAAAGAATATGTGATGGCCAACAAGATGAGCGAACTGGAAAACTATACGATCAAAGAGAAGATCGACTATAGAAACATTCCGGCGCTATCGGCAGAAGCCAAAGAAAAATTATTGAAGATAAATCCTGAAACGATAGGGCAGGCCTCCAGAATAAGTGGCGTGACACCGGCCGATATTTCGGTGTTAATGGTATACCTCGGAAAATAA
- a CDS encoding RNA polymerase sigma factor: MYKQEAEKQFEKQISEHKLLLHKVCRIYAYTDADRQDLFQDIVIQLWKAYPKFKGDAKFSTWLYRVAINTAISGLRKKKDFITSYKPSDLPLHLTEDASSQIEEEKSQQLYKAIEQLSQVEKAIVMLYLEDRSYEEMEAILGISQGTLRVKMNRIKDKLRQLTKTIDYGT; encoded by the coding sequence TTGTACAAGCAGGAAGCAGAAAAGCAGTTTGAAAAGCAGATTAGCGAACATAAGCTACTGCTGCACAAAGTATGCCGCATCTATGCTTATACTGATGCTGACCGCCAGGACTTGTTTCAAGATATTGTCATACAGCTTTGGAAAGCTTACCCAAAGTTTAAAGGTGATGCTAAATTCAGTACATGGCTCTATAGAGTAGCTATCAATACAGCTATTAGCGGACTCCGGAAGAAAAAGGATTTTATTACTTCGTATAAGCCCTCCGATTTACCGCTCCACCTTACTGAGGATGCATCTAGTCAAATAGAAGAAGAAAAGTCGCAACAACTCTATAAAGCCATTGAGCAATTGAGCCAAGTGGAAAAAGCCATTGTCATGTTATACTTAGAAGATCGCTCCTATGAGGAAATGGAAGCCATACTTGGTATCAGCCAGGGAACTTTGCGGGTGAAGATGAATCGCATCAAAGATAAATTACGCCAGTTGACTAAAACGATTGATTATGGAACTTGA
- the gldJ gene encoding gliding motility lipoprotein GldJ — MKFIKYLTAAVLGGLCLTACNKGGQPTSTNPGNVSSATGIAYNEDEKSFQVADYAQFPQGPGLVFIEGGRTTLGSMEEDVAMTRDNIERTVTVASFYMDETEVANIHWLEYLHYLKADSLPEVYQAALPDTTVWSTQLSFNDPYVTYYLRYPGFRFFPVVGVSWLQANDYCIWRTAKVNENLAQEAGGGGGKRGLFGRKKGGSSEGGEANKPSIESGYVLPNYRLPTEAEWEYAAQALIGTQYTDDENQNNRRLYPWDGHQVRNPYGKQMGKFMANFKRGRGDYAGIAGALNDGAMITDYIYSYPPNDYGLYNMAGNVNEWVQDLYRPLSYQDVEDLNPFRRDGMLDEKENYDSSEGFHSLVNDEVRVYKGGSWKDVAYWLSPGTRRFMAQDSATATIGFRCAMINAGSNK; from the coding sequence ATGAAATTTATTAAGTATCTGACGGCTGCGGTTTTGGGTGGACTTTGCCTGACTGCCTGTAATAAAGGAGGGCAACCTACCAGCACAAACCCGGGCAATGTGAGCTCGGCCACTGGTATTGCTTATAATGAAGATGAGAAATCATTTCAGGTAGCCGATTATGCCCAGTTTCCGCAAGGCCCGGGATTGGTGTTCATTGAAGGCGGCCGCACCACACTTGGCTCCATGGAAGAAGATGTGGCCATGACCCGCGACAACATTGAGCGTACGGTTACAGTTGCCTCTTTCTATATGGATGAAACTGAAGTGGCTAACATCCACTGGCTGGAGTACCTGCACTACCTGAAGGCCGACTCGTTGCCGGAAGTATACCAGGCCGCTTTGCCGGATACCACGGTGTGGTCTACCCAACTCTCCTTTAACGACCCTTACGTAACCTATTACCTGCGTTACCCTGGCTTCCGCTTTTTCCCGGTTGTGGGCGTAAGCTGGCTGCAGGCTAACGATTATTGCATCTGGCGTACAGCCAAAGTAAACGAAAACCTGGCCCAGGAAGCTGGCGGAGGCGGCGGTAAGCGCGGCCTGTTCGGCAGAAAGAAAGGTGGCAGCAGCGAAGGCGGCGAGGCAAACAAACCTTCTATCGAGTCTGGTTATGTGTTGCCGAACTATCGTCTCCCAACAGAGGCCGAGTGGGAGTATGCCGCACAAGCCCTGATCGGTACGCAGTATACGGACGACGAAAACCAGAACAACAGAAGACTTTACCCTTGGGATGGCCACCAGGTACGTAACCCATATGGCAAGCAGATGGGTAAGTTTATGGCTAACTTTAAGCGTGGCCGTGGTGACTACGCTGGTATTGCCGGTGCCTTGAACGATGGTGCCATGATCACGGATTATATCTACAGCTACCCGCCAAACGACTATGGCCTCTACAACATGGCCGGTAACGTAAACGAGTGGGTGCAGGACCTGTACCGCCCGCTTTCTTACCAGGACGTAGAAGACCTGAACCCGTTCCGCCGCGATGGTATGCTGGATGAGAAAGAGAACTATGACTCCAGCGAAGGATTCCACTCGCTTGTAAACGACGAGGTGCGTGTATATAAAGGAGGCTCCTGGAAAGATGTGGCCTACTGGTTATCGCCAGGCACACGCCGCTTCATGGCTCAGGACTCTGCCACCGCCACCATCGGTTTCCGCTGCGCCATGATCAACGCTGGCTCCAACAAATAA
- a CDS encoding ComF family protein: protein MFEDLLTLLFPESCYACNGAMARGERYICTSCNVKLPYTNFHVHGATELNPLQRRFWGKVPVRFAFAYFYFIPKGRVQRLLHKLKYKGAQDLGEHLGQRYGTLLSDYHYQQQFDLIVPVPLHKYKLRRRGYNQSDAFAKGLASAMQLAWSSKVLVRLVDTATQTKKNRLDRWENVEQVFGVAQPEQVQGKRILVVDDVMTTGATLEACAVELLKAGATEVSVVAIAAA from the coding sequence ATGTTCGAAGACCTGCTTACACTGCTGTTTCCGGAAAGCTGTTATGCCTGCAATGGGGCCATGGCCCGCGGCGAGCGGTATATCTGCACCTCCTGCAATGTAAAGCTGCCTTATACCAATTTTCATGTGCACGGCGCCACGGAGCTCAACCCGCTGCAGCGCCGGTTCTGGGGCAAGGTGCCCGTGCGGTTTGCATTCGCATACTTCTATTTTATACCTAAGGGGCGCGTGCAGCGGCTTTTGCACAAGCTAAAGTATAAAGGCGCGCAGGACCTGGGCGAGCACCTGGGGCAGCGTTACGGCACCCTCCTCTCCGACTACCACTACCAACAGCAGTTTGATTTGATCGTGCCGGTGCCGCTGCACAAGTATAAACTGCGCCGCCGCGGCTACAATCAATCCGATGCCTTTGCCAAGGGCTTAGCCAGTGCTATGCAGCTGGCGTGGAGCAGCAAAGTGTTAGTGCGTTTAGTTGATACGGCTACACAAACAAAGAAGAATCGCCTGGACCGCTGGGAGAACGTGGAACAGGTGTTTGGGGTAGCCCAGCCCGAGCAGGTACAGGGCAAGCGCATACTAGTGGTGGACGATGTGATGACCACCGGCGCAACGCTGGAAGCCTGTGCCGTAGAGCTGCTCAAAGCCGGCGCTACGGAGGTTAGCGTCGTCGCGATTGCGGCGGCATAA
- a CDS encoding PorP/SprF family type IX secretion system membrane protein — MHLKALVLCCICCLASLSGFAQEATFTQQYANRLYDNPAFAGLNHSWSITAAHRNQWPALNGAFITNQLAGDYRLPDQKSAFSALLQQDKAGIGGLQKLQAALAYAYHTRLTDNWDMAAGLQASITSLRVNYDNLVFGDQLADNGMVAVTSAEANNFSPAHYVSFALGGLAFTDQFWVGVTAANLNKPAYGFGQNTKLPVRLTANVGYKFYARSYETQGRQFELSFSPTVSYLKQQNFSRAAIGLYTIFTPLSLGLVYKGVPLAGKANQDQVLGVIAGLQLEQFKIGFSHDVGLQGFSKQAGGANEISLTFERLNLNNLFRSRLGSKYNRNIVCPAF, encoded by the coding sequence ATGCACCTCAAGGCCCTGGTTTTATGCTGTATCTGTTGCCTTGCAAGCCTGTCGGGCTTTGCACAGGAGGCAACGTTTACGCAACAGTACGCCAACCGCTTATACGATAACCCTGCCTTTGCCGGGCTAAACCACAGCTGGAGCATAACGGCAGCACACCGCAACCAGTGGCCGGCGTTGAACGGCGCTTTTATTACCAATCAGCTTGCCGGCGACTACCGGCTGCCCGACCAGAAAAGTGCCTTTTCAGCCCTGCTGCAGCAGGACAAAGCCGGTATTGGCGGTTTGCAGAAACTACAGGCGGCCCTTGCCTATGCCTACCACACCCGCCTGACAGATAACTGGGACATGGCCGCCGGCCTGCAAGCGAGCATTACCTCGCTGCGGGTGAACTATGACAACCTGGTGTTTGGCGACCAGCTGGCTGATAACGGCATGGTGGCGGTTACCTCGGCCGAAGCGAACAACTTCAGCCCCGCACATTACGTAAGTTTTGCCCTCGGCGGTTTGGCTTTTACCGATCAGTTCTGGGTGGGCGTAACAGCGGCCAACCTGAACAAACCTGCTTACGGCTTTGGACAAAACACAAAATTGCCTGTCCGGTTAACGGCTAATGTGGGGTATAAATTTTATGCCCGCAGCTATGAAACCCAGGGCCGGCAGTTTGAGTTAAGCTTTTCTCCAACTGTTTCTTACTTAAAGCAACAAAATTTTAGTCGTGCTGCCATTGGGTTATACACTATCTTCACGCCGCTTTCGTTAGGATTAGTATACAAAGGTGTGCCGCTGGCCGGTAAGGCCAACCAAGATCAGGTACTTGGCGTAATAGCAGGACTGCAGCTGGAACAGTTTAAGATTGGCTTCAGCCATGACGTTGGCTTACAGGGCTTTAGCAAACAGGCGGGAGGTGCCAATGAAATTTCACTTACTTTTGAACGACTCAACCTTAACAATTTGTTTAGAAGCCGCTTAGGAAGCAAATATAACAGGAACATTGTTTGTCCGGCATTCTAA
- a CDS encoding ATP-binding protein gives MNQVKIQIPSLIENIRVIESFIDNSKEEFEFEDDIYGNIMVAVTESVNNAIRHGNKFDKDKNVYLTLQIEDNKLLFEIEDEGPGFNYEQLPDPTAPENLESPGGRGIFLMRNLCDEVNFADNGKKVQLIFNIANLQNGSSN, from the coding sequence ATGAATCAGGTTAAAATTCAGATTCCTTCCCTTATCGAGAATATCCGCGTAATAGAGAGCTTTATCGACAATTCTAAGGAAGAATTCGAGTTTGAAGACGACATTTATGGCAACATCATGGTTGCTGTCACGGAATCTGTAAATAATGCTATCCGCCACGGAAACAAGTTCGACAAAGACAAGAACGTATACCTGACGCTTCAGATCGAGGACAACAAGTTGCTTTTTGAAATTGAAGACGAAGGCCCTGGCTTTAATTACGAGCAGCTGCCAGATCCCACCGCTCCTGAAAACCTGGAGAGCCCCGGCGGACGTGGCATTTTCCTGATGCGCAACCTTTGCGATGAGGTTAACTTTGCCGATAACGGAAAAAAGGTTCAGCTCATCTTTAACATTGCTAATTTACAGAATGGATCATCCAATTGA
- the ybeY gene encoding rRNA maturation RNase YbeY: MDHPIEFISEDVDFTLDNPEQVSDWIATVIEKHGQELGPLTYIFCSDEYLHEINVEYLDHDTLTDIITFNNADEEGTIEGDVFISIDRVRDNSAELGTSFTDELHRVVIHGILHLLGFKDKSDEEETLMRKEEDSSLSLRKF, from the coding sequence ATGGATCATCCAATTGAGTTTATCAGCGAGGACGTCGATTTTACGCTGGATAACCCGGAGCAAGTATCTGATTGGATCGCCACAGTAATTGAGAAACACGGCCAGGAGCTAGGCCCGCTTACTTACATTTTCTGCTCCGACGAGTACCTGCACGAGATCAACGTCGAGTACCTCGATCACGACACGCTCACCGACATCATCACCTTCAATAATGCTGACGAAGAAGGCACTATTGAAGGTGATGTTTTTATAAGCATAGACCGCGTACGCGACAACTCCGCGGAGTTGGGCACTTCCTTTACCGACGAGCTACACCGCGTCGTCATCCACGGCATCCTCCACCTGCTCGGTTTCAAAGATAAGTCTGACGAGGAAGAGACACTGATGCGCAAAGAAGAGGATTCTTCCTTATCTTTGCGAAAGTTTTAG
- a CDS encoding DUF4175 family protein — MKHPDALDQLLHQLQEFKQKFYRNMLLRGSIFAVGLLLSVYIMYSLLEYMFYFPEYVRAFLLFSFVAVVVYVLVRWIVLPLSALANLKKVLTDEQAAQRIGSHYPDIRDKLLNAIQLKNLDRTNELIAASIAQRTNQLVTFRFTDAVTYRENTPLLKYVALPVVIAVLIALIYPTILLQGTERIIHYKTHYTPQAPFQFVVQSKPLQAFRGEDFELKVAVTGNAVPNEVYLNYNGRRQQLTAASKGTYTYTFKQLQKPVEFQLEGSGFFSDHYQLQLLSRPNLRQFRMQVAYPPYLNRKPEEIQNTGNAVVPEGSTLTWHFAATETDSVKLAFEAPAQVLTAVKDANTFTASKQFNQSRNYSIRLRNAYSTNKEPISYQITTIPDRHPQISMEQFQDTALYTYLVLGGDVSDDYGLTRLALHYRISNDKTPQATYKSRPLPLNLQQLSQTYYYQWNTAALNMQPGDKLEYFVQVWDNDGLHGPKAARTRTFELKVPDKRELQKELDSNAQSVSSQLSQTLNQANELQKELAKSEDKMKTKRDLNWQDKKQLEDLMAKKKQLEQDLSSMKDMFDQLSKKQNMLSEPNKQLAEKAQQLQKMMNDLLDPETKKLYEELEKLLQQQQPNDTEMQKLLSKLDNREKNLEREIERVLELFKQLQFEQKLGNVSEKLTEMAKDEKQLADKTEQKQQQNQQLQQEQKELQQDFEDVKKQLDELKDLNQQLENPNSLDEQQQQQEQQSIEQQMEQSQEQLEKNQNKKASESQQKAGEKMQQMAQKMQEMKSSMGMAGMEQNLDNLRDILENLITLSFDQEDVMKQFRSVSQSDPRFITLSQKQLALKDNARVIEDSLFALSKKVFQIQSFVTREVAAMNQSMDNSLKQLSDRNVPKANVQQQLAMTSMNNLALMLNDALKQMQQAMQQMQGSMAGKQKGAKPKPGGLGELQQQLNKKIEDLKKGGQSGKALSEELAKLAAEQEALRNAMQELEKQGQKPGENGKSGQLGNISKMMEQSETDLVNKRLTEQTILRQREILTRLLEAEKAVKERELDNKREATSAKEIARKVPPSFEKYLKAKEKQTELLKTIPPALSPYYKQKVNEYFQNISNK; from the coding sequence ATGAAACATCCCGATGCACTCGATCAGTTGCTGCATCAGTTGCAGGAGTTCAAGCAAAAGTTTTACCGCAACATGCTCTTGCGGGGGAGCATCTTTGCAGTCGGGCTCCTGCTTTCTGTTTACATCATGTATAGTTTGCTGGAGTACATGTTCTACTTTCCGGAGTATGTGCGGGCGTTTCTGCTCTTCTCTTTTGTTGCAGTGGTGGTGTACGTGTTGGTCCGCTGGATCGTGCTGCCTCTCTCGGCCCTGGCTAACCTGAAAAAAGTATTGACAGACGAGCAGGCCGCGCAGCGGATAGGTTCCCATTACCCCGATATCCGCGATAAGCTGCTCAATGCAATTCAGCTAAAGAACCTGGACCGCACTAACGAGCTGATCGCCGCCAGTATCGCCCAGCGCACCAACCAGCTGGTCACCTTCCGGTTTACGGATGCCGTGACGTACCGTGAAAACACACCCCTGCTCAAGTATGTAGCGCTGCCGGTAGTTATTGCCGTGCTCATTGCGCTTATTTATCCCACCATTTTGCTGCAGGGCACCGAGCGCATCATCCACTATAAAACCCATTATACCCCGCAGGCGCCTTTTCAGTTTGTGGTGCAGAGCAAGCCGCTGCAGGCCTTCCGCGGCGAAGACTTTGAGCTGAAAGTTGCTGTCACTGGCAATGCTGTACCAAACGAAGTATACCTCAACTATAACGGCCGGCGCCAGCAGCTCACTGCTGCCAGCAAGGGCACTTATACTTATACTTTTAAGCAGTTGCAGAAGCCTGTGGAATTTCAGCTGGAGGGCTCCGGCTTTTTCTCTGACCACTACCAGCTGCAACTGCTTTCGCGCCCTAACCTGCGGCAGTTCCGGATGCAGGTGGCCTACCCGCCATACTTAAACCGAAAGCCTGAGGAGATCCAGAATACCGGCAACGCGGTAGTGCCCGAAGGCAGCACCCTTACCTGGCATTTTGCAGCCACCGAAACCGATAGTGTAAAACTAGCCTTTGAGGCGCCGGCCCAGGTGCTGACAGCCGTAAAGGACGCAAACACCTTTACCGCTTCCAAGCAGTTTAACCAGAGCCGCAACTATAGCATCAGGCTCCGCAACGCCTACAGCACCAACAAGGAGCCGATCAGCTACCAGATCACCACCATCCCGGACCGGCACCCGCAGATCAGTATGGAGCAGTTCCAGGATACGGCACTTTATACTTACCTGGTACTGGGCGGCGATGTGTCGGACGATTACGGGCTGACCCGCCTGGCGCTGCACTACCGCATCAGCAACGACAAAACCCCGCAGGCTACTTACAAAAGCCGGCCGCTTCCACTAAACCTGCAGCAACTCAGCCAGACCTATTATTATCAGTGGAACACCGCCGCCCTGAACATGCAGCCCGGCGACAAGCTGGAGTACTTTGTGCAGGTATGGGACAACGATGGCCTACACGGCCCTAAAGCGGCGCGCACGCGCACCTTCGAACTAAAAGTACCTGACAAGCGCGAGCTGCAGAAAGAGCTTGACAGCAATGCCCAGTCGGTATCCAGCCAACTGAGCCAGACGCTGAACCAGGCCAACGAGCTGCAGAAAGAACTGGCCAAATCAGAAGACAAGATGAAGACCAAGCGCGACCTGAACTGGCAGGACAAAAAGCAGCTGGAAGATTTGATGGCCAAGAAAAAGCAATTGGAGCAGGATCTGTCTTCGATGAAGGATATGTTTGACCAGCTCAGCAAAAAGCAGAACATGCTCAGCGAGCCTAACAAGCAGCTGGCTGAAAAAGCGCAGCAACTTCAGAAAATGATGAACGATCTGCTGGACCCTGAAACCAAAAAGCTTTACGAAGAATTGGAGAAATTACTCCAGCAGCAGCAGCCCAACGACACCGAGATGCAGAAACTGCTCAGCAAGCTCGATAACCGAGAAAAGAACCTGGAGCGTGAGATAGAGCGTGTCCTGGAGCTATTTAAGCAACTGCAGTTCGAGCAAAAACTGGGCAACGTGTCGGAGAAGCTCACCGAAATGGCCAAAGACGAAAAGCAGCTGGCCGACAAAACCGAGCAGAAACAGCAACAAAACCAGCAGTTGCAGCAGGAGCAGAAAGAACTGCAACAGGATTTTGAGGACGTGAAAAAACAGCTCGACGAGCTCAAAGATTTGAACCAACAGTTGGAGAACCCCAACAGCCTAGACGAGCAGCAACAGCAGCAGGAGCAGCAAAGCATCGAGCAGCAGATGGAGCAGAGTCAGGAGCAGCTAGAGAAGAACCAAAACAAAAAAGCCAGCGAGTCGCAGCAGAAGGCAGGGGAGAAGATGCAGCAGATGGCCCAGAAAATGCAGGAGATGAAAAGTAGCATGGGCATGGCCGGCATGGAGCAGAACCTGGACAACCTGCGCGATATCCTGGAGAACCTCATTACGCTCTCCTTTGACCAGGAAGATGTGATGAAGCAGTTCCGAAGTGTAAGCCAGAGCGACCCGCGCTTCATCACGCTATCGCAAAAGCAGCTGGCCCTGAAAGACAATGCGCGGGTAATTGAAGACAGCCTCTTTGCCCTATCCAAAAAAGTATTCCAGATCCAGTCTTTCGTAACGCGCGAGGTAGCGGCTATGAACCAAAGTATGGACAACAGCCTCAAGCAGCTCAGCGACCGCAATGTGCCCAAGGCCAATGTGCAGCAGCAACTGGCTATGACAAGTATGAACAACCTGGCGCTGATGCTCAACGATGCGCTGAAGCAAATGCAGCAGGCCATGCAGCAAATGCAGGGAAGTATGGCCGGCAAACAGAAGGGCGCCAAGCCCAAACCCGGTGGTTTAGGAGAATTGCAGCAACAATTGAACAAAAAAATCGAAGATTTGAAAAAAGGTGGGCAATCGGGTAAGGCACTTTCTGAAGAATTAGCTAAATTGGCTGCGGAGCAGGAGGCTTTACGAAATGCCATGCAGGAGTTGGAGAAGCAGGGGCAAAAACCAGGCGAAAACGGCAAAAGCGGCCAGTTGGGAAATATCAGTAAGATGATGGAACAAAGCGAGACTGATCTCGTTAATAAACGTTTGACCGAACAGACCATCCTGCGGCAGCGTGAAATCCTGACCCGATTACTGGAAGCGGAGAAGGCTGTGAAGGAACGGGAATTGGACAATAAACGCGAGGCTACTTCGGCCAAAGAGATTGCCCGCAAAGTTCCGCCCTCGTTTGAGAAGTATTTAAAAGCAAAAGAAAAGCAGACAGAACTGCTTAAAACCATACCGCCTGCCTTGTCGCCGTATTACAAGCAGAAGGTTAACGAGTATTTTCAGAACATCAGCAATAAGTAA
- a CDS encoding carboxymuconolactone decarboxylase family protein, producing the protein MSLVEEFNDYRTRMNERIMSYDNKVIKRFFNLDTNTYMEGALDVKTKEMLGLVASMVLRCDDCIKYHVGKCYEEGLTDEQIMEVFSIANLVGGSIVIPHFRRAVEYWEELKARGSAE; encoded by the coding sequence ATGAGCTTAGTAGAAGAATTTAATGACTACCGCACGCGCATGAACGAGCGCATCATGTCATATGATAATAAAGTGATCAAGCGTTTCTTTAACCTGGATACCAACACTTACATGGAAGGTGCCCTGGATGTGAAAACAAAGGAAATGCTGGGGCTGGTGGCCTCTATGGTGCTGCGCTGCGACGACTGCATCAAATACCACGTGGGCAAATGCTACGAAGAGGGTTTAACCGACGAGCAGATCATGGAAGTATTTTCCATTGCTAACCTGGTGGGTGGTTCTATTGTGATCCCGCACTTCCGCCGTGCCGTGGAATACTGGGAAGAGCTAAAGGCCCGCGGAAGCGCCGAGTAA
- a CDS encoding exodeoxyribonuclease III, whose amino-acid sequence MKIITYNVNGIRAAVTKGFTDWLKAANPDVLCLQEIKAEEAKFDKVLFEDMGYHVYLHPAVKKGYSGVAILSKEKPRHVETGCGMECYDVEGRVLRADYADFSVMSVYMPSGSSGDLRQRFKMQWLDDFHGYVQDLRHTLPGLVISGDYNICHHPIDIHNPKSNAKSSGFLPEERNWMCQFVGSGFIDSFRHFNAEPHNYTWWSYRAGARTKNLGWRIDYNMATENLKDRLKRSAILTEAKHSDHCPVLLELV is encoded by the coding sequence ATGAAAATTATTACCTACAACGTGAACGGCATCCGTGCCGCTGTTACCAAAGGCTTTACCGACTGGCTGAAAGCCGCTAACCCGGATGTGCTCTGCCTGCAGGAGATCAAAGCTGAAGAAGCAAAATTTGATAAAGTGCTGTTCGAGGACATGGGCTATCACGTATACCTGCATCCGGCGGTTAAAAAAGGCTACAGCGGCGTGGCCATCCTGAGCAAAGAAAAACCCAGGCACGTAGAAACCGGTTGCGGTATGGAATGCTACGATGTGGAAGGCCGCGTGCTACGCGCCGACTACGCCGATTTTTCGGTGATGAGCGTCTACATGCCTTCGGGCTCCAGCGGCGATCTGCGCCAGCGCTTTAAAATGCAGTGGCTCGATGATTTCCATGGGTATGTGCAGGACCTCAGGCACACGTTGCCGGGGCTGGTGATCAGCGGGGATTACAATATCTGCCATCATCCTATCGACATCCATAACCCGAAGTCAAACGCCAAAAGCTCTGGTTTTTTGCCGGAAGAGCGCAACTGGATGTGTCAGTTTGTGGGCAGTGGCTTTATCGATTCGTTCCGGCACTTCAATGCCGAGCCGCACAACTATACCTGGTGGAGTTACCGGGCCGGCGCACGCACTAAAAACCTGGGCTGGCGTATTGATTATAACATGGCCACCGAAAACCTGAAAGACAGGCTCAAACGCTCGGCTATACTTACGGAAGCCAAACACTCCGACCACTGTCCCGTACTGCTGGAGCTGGTATAG